Proteins found in one Oncorhynchus keta strain PuntledgeMale-10-30-2019 chromosome 2, Oket_V2, whole genome shotgun sequence genomic segment:
- the LOC118359743 gene encoding guanine nucleotide-binding protein G(o) subunit alpha-like, translating into MGCTLSAEERAALDRSKAIEKNLKDDGVTAAKEVKLLLLGGGESGKSTIVKQMKIIHEDGFSGDDVKQYKPVVYSNTIQSLAAVLRAMDSLGIEYADKDRKADAKLVCDVVTRMEDTEPYSAELLTAMKRLWADAGTQECFNRAREYQLNDSAAYYLDSLDRIGAADYQPTEQDILRTRVKTTGIVETHFTFKNLHFRLFDVGGQRSERKKWIHCFEDVTAIIFCVALSGYDQVLHEDETTNRMHESLMLFDSICNNKFFIDTSIILFLNKKDLFEEKIKKSPLSICFPEYTGANTYDDATAYIQVQFESKSRSPNKEIYCHLTCATDTGNIQVVFDAVTDIIIANNLRGCGLY; encoded by the exons ATGGGATGTACACTCAGCGCTGAGGAGCGCGCTGCTCTGGACAGGAGCAAAGCCATCGAAAAAAACCTGAAGGATGATGGAGTCACTGCCGCAAAGGAAGTGAAATTGCTACTGCTTG GGGGAGGAGAATCGGGCAAAAGCACCATCGTCAAACAAATGAA gatTATCCATGAGGATGGCTTTTCTGGGGATGATGTGAAGCAGTATAAGCCTGTGGTCTACAGCAACACCATCCAGAGTTTGGCTGCCGTCCTCCGAGCTATGGACTCTCTGGGCATCGAGTACGCAGACAAGGACAGAAAG gcgGATGCTAAGCTGGTGTGTGATGTGGTCACTCGTATGGAGGACACAGAGCCCTACTCAGCAGAGCTGCTGACAGCTATGAAGCGTCTGTGGGCCGATGCCGGGACCCAGGAGTGTTTCAACAGGGCCAGGGAGTACCAGCTCAATGACTCCGCTGCCTA CTACCTGGACAGTTTAGACCGTATTGGTGCTGCTGACTACCAGCCCACCGAGCAGGACATCCTGAGAACCCGAGTCAAGACCACTGGGATCGTGGAGACCCATTTCACCTTCAAAAACCTGCACTTTAG GCTGTTTGATGttggaggtcagaggtcagagagaaAGAAGTGGATCCACTGCTTTGAGGATGTGACGGCCATTATCTTCTGTGTGGCATTAAGTGGCTATGATCAGGTTCTGCATGAGGATGAAACAACT AATCGCATGCACGAGTCCCTCATGCTCTTCGACTCTATCTGTAACAACAAGTTCTTCATCGACACctccatcatcctcttcctcaacaAGAAGGATCTGTTCGAGGAGAAGATTAAGAAGTCACCACTGAGTATTTGTTTCCCTGAATATACAG GTGCTAACACTTATGATGATGCTACCGCATACATTCAGGTGCAATTTGAGAGTAAGAGCCGTTCGCCCAACAAGGAGATCTACTGTCACCTGACCTGTgccactgacacaggaaacatcCAGGTAGTGTTTGACGCAGTCACTGACATCATCATCGCCAACAACCTGAGGGGGTGTGGCTTATACTGA
- the ogfod1 gene encoding prolyl 3-hydroxylase OGFOD1, which yields MNCKRQRDSENAEKGKKRNKREERAELSALLEDEDVKRGVKEAWSQRAQYSHGDLELDCHPFPHLLIRNFIQGDSFTENLQRELLDLNFHEKSNDLYKFNQSDDLKKRKEPHITGLRAALFGLFRSWLGEVLGVELEPIVDVSCAKYQYTDVLLCHDDELEGRRVAFILYLVPPWESSDGGTLDLFSTDDHFQPHSVVKSLVPSWNTLILFEVSPVSFHQVAEVLSEDKCRLSLSGWFHGPSLERPPRHIEPPFLRSPHLPRDETLLLEWLNPLYLDVDYQSQVQQEFEDSSEIQLKNFLKEEKFKEVSEALRLTDVQWTKRGPPNRRCYEVASLESFPQCVSACWELLCSEAFFLLLSNFTGLRLHYLSPSDEDEEEEKDQEDEEEGEATGSSGDTPSANKNNKEPSTPVCVGELRRWAHGDYTLLHDGDASKAEYALDLLLPLSCPDWQTEFGGFTSYIANEEDEELLMVYPEENSLALVYRDKETLKFVKHINHRSSTLPIGDSCRRAVYDFSFVYYE from the exons ATGAATTGTAAACGACAGCGAGATAGCGAGAATGCCGAGAAAGGAAAGAAGAGAAATAAACGCGAAGAGAGAGCAGAACTTTCTGCACTACTCGAGGACGAAGATGTGAAGAGGGGAGTGAAGGAAGCATGGTCGCAGCGAGCGCAGTACTCTCATG GGGACCTGGAGCTGGACTGCCACCCTTTCCCTCACTTGCTCATCAGGAACTTCATCCAGGGTGACAGCTTTACAGAGAACCTACAGAGGGAGCTTCTGGACCTCAACTTCCATGAGAAGTCCAACGACCTGTACAAATTTAATCAG TCAGACGACCTGAAAAAGAGAAAAGAGCCTCACATCACAGGTTTGAG GGCAGCACTATTTGGGCTGTTTCGATCCTGGCTGGGGGAAGTGTTGGGGGTAGAACTGGAGCCTATAGTGGATGTTTCCTGTGCCAAGTACCAATACACTG ATGTTCTGTTGTGTCATGATGATGAGTTGGAGGGGAGGCGTGTTGCCTTTATCCTCTACCTTGTCCCTCCATGGGAGAGCAGCGATGGAGGAACCCTGGATCTCTTCAGCACAGATG aTCACTTCCAGCCCCATAGTGTGGTGAAGTCTCTGGTGCCCAGCTGGAACACTCTGATTCTCTTTGAGGTTTCACCCGTCTCCTTCCACCAG gtTGCAGAGGTGTTGTCAGAGGATAAGTGTCGTCTCTCTCTGAGTGGCTGGTTTCACGGGCCGTCTTTGGAGCGACCCCCTCGTCACATCGAGCCCCCCTTCCTAAGGAGCCCCCACCTTCCCAGAGAT GAGACACTGCTGCTAGAGTGGCTGAATCCACTGTATCTGGATGTTGACTACCAGTCACAGGTTCAGCAAGAGTTTGAGGACAGCTCTGAGATCCAGCTCAAGAATTTCCTCAAA gaggAGAAGTTTAAGGAGGTGAGTGAAGCACTGCGATTGACTGACGTCCAGTGGACCAAGCGAGGTCCTCCCAACAGGAG ATGTTATGAAGTGGCTTCGTTAGAGTCCTTCCCCCAGTGTGTGAGTGCATGCTGGGAGTTGCTGTGCTCGGAGGCTTTCTTCCTGCTTCTGTCCAACTTCACTGGCCTGAGACTGCACTACCTCAGCCCTAGTGACGAAgacgaggaggaagagaaggaccaagaagatgaggaagagggagaagcCACAGGGTCATCTGGGGACACACCATCAGCTAATAAGAATAACAAAG AGCCGAGCACACCGGTGTGTGTTGGAGAGCTGCGTCGCTGGGCTCACGGGGACTACACACTACTGCACGATGGAGATGCATCGAAAGCGGAGTACGCCCTTGACCTACTGCTGCCCCTGAGCTGTCCTG ACTGGCAGACCGAGTTTGGGGGCTTCACCTCTTACATTGCTaatgaagaggatgaggag CTCCTGATGGTGTATCCAGAGGAGAACTCCCTGGCTCTTGtctacagagacaaagagactcTCAAATTTGTCAAACATATCAATCACAGAAGCTCCACTCTACCTATTGGTGATTCTTGTAGGAGAGCAGTTTATGACTTCTCCTTTGTGTATTATGAATGa
- the LOC118359756 gene encoding tumor necrosis factor receptor type 1-associated DEATH domain protein-like — translation MVTLSVEDGPWTGCAVLFLHSCPAVNLLSLYKDQQGKFSVFKVLKLTLTDSAGGLEGYEILKLHDADPLLGVEVKFEDVAACRRFLQSYGSGAVQQALSQHACRLLHGPQELALETQLKAGTHTLDFCLDDLELCLQHIHQSQPGRLRDDEIAELDQQLQSQALGHIPQPPTLSQEEPPVPSNCFLFQKRVFEDRILAAGDLQRFSNGVGRDWRKVGRALGKNCCALKGPAIDNLAYEYEREGLYEQAYQLLSRFIQAEGRAARLGRLVRALEDSKLTSLAENILDSQPRE, via the exons ATGGTGACACTGAGTGTAGAGGATGGCCCGTGGACAGGATGTGCGGTTCTCTTCCTGCACTCCTGTCCCGCAGtgaacctgctctctctctacaAAGACCAGCAGGGCAAGTTCAGCGTCTTCAAAGTCCTCAAGCTGACACTCACAG ACTCAGCTGGGGGGCTGGAGGGGTACGAGATCCTGAAGCTGCATGATGCAGATCCTCTGCTGGGTGTAGAGGTGAAGTTTGAGGATGTGGCGGCGTGCCGCAGGTTCCTGCAGAGCTATGGCTCCGGTGCCGTACAACAGGCCCTCTCCCAGCACGCCTGCCGCCTCCTCCATGGCCCACAGGAGCTTGCCTTGGAAACCCAGCTCAAAGCCGGGACGCACACTTTGGACTTTTGTCTGGACGACCTGGAGCTCTGTCTGCAACACATCCACCAGTCACAG CCGGGGCGCCTAAGGGATGATGAGATTGCTGAGCTGGACCAGCAGCTGCAGAGCCAGGCCTTGGGTCACATCCCCCAGCCACCCACCCTCTCACAGGAAGAGCCCCCTGTGCCCAGCAACTGTTTCCTGTTCCAGAAAAGGGTGTTTG AGGACCGCATACTGGCGGCAGGGGACCTGCAGCGGTTCTCCAACGGCGTTGGGCGGGACTGGAGGAAAGTGGGGCGGGCCTTGGGCAAGAACTGCTGTGCGCTGAAGGGGCCGGCCATAGACAACCTGGCCTACGAGTATGAGAGGGAGGGGCTGTACGAGCAGGCCTATCAGCTGCTGAGCCGCTTCATCCAGGCGGAGGGGAGGGCGGCACGGCTAGGCCGGCTGGTCAGAGCACTGGAAGACAGCAAACTCACCAGCCTGGCTGAGAACATTTTGGACAGCCAGCCCCGGGAGTGA